One genomic region from Gossypium hirsutum isolate 1008001.06 chromosome D13, Gossypium_hirsutum_v2.1, whole genome shotgun sequence encodes:
- the LOC107920061 gene encoding protein DEHYDRATION-INDUCED 19 homolog 3 isoform X3, with translation MFMGFEEIDGEDDIREEFPSPFCSEHFDILSLCCHIDDEHPMEAKNGVCPVYAMKVEVDMVAHITLQHGNIFKMQHKRKSRKGGSHSTLSRLRKELREGNLQSSSNSAPDPLLSSFILPMVDDFVSVKPHFSCETSATEKSSDINKLERNVPLTLLSVKDQEEKTERCEFIQGLLLSTILDDIL, from the exons ATGTTTATGGGGTTTGAAGAAAtagatggagaagatgatataAGAGAGGAATTTCCATCTCCTTTTTGTTCAGAACATTTCGATATCCTCAGCTTGTGCTGTCACATTGATGATGAGCATCCCATGGAGGCTAAAAATGGG GTATGCCCGGTCTATGCAATGAAAGTGGAAGTCGATATGGTTGCACATATAACCCTACAACACGGAAATATATTCAAG ATGCAGCACAAAAGGAAATCACGTAAAGGTGGATCTCATTCAACTCTATCTCGTTTGAGAAAAGAGCTGCGAGAAGGAAACCTACAGTCTTCGTCCAATTCAGCACCTGATCCGTTGTTGTCTTCATTTATTTTGCCCATGGTTGATGATTTTGTTAGTGTTAAGCCTCACTTTTCTTGCGAAACAAGTGCAACTGAGAAAAGTTCAGACATTAATAAGTTGGAAAG AAATGTTCCATTGACTCTTCTTTCAGTCAAGGATCAGGAAGAGAAGACAGAAAGATGTGAGTTTATTCAAGGGCTGCTGTTGTCCACAATTCttgatgatattttatga
- the LOC107920061 gene encoding protein DEHYDRATION-INDUCED 19 homolog 3 isoform X1 translates to MDADSWSTRLSSVSKRYQLTLQSRSDMFMGFEEIDGEDDIREEFPSPFCSEHFDILSLCCHIDDEHPMEAKNGVCPVYAMKVEVDMVAHITLQHGNIFKMQHKRKSRKGGSHSTLSRLRKELREGNLQSSSNSAPDPLLSSFILPMVDDFVSVKPHFSCETSATEKSSDINKLERNVPLTLLSVKDQEEKTERCEFIQGLLLSTILDDIL, encoded by the exons ATGGACGCTGATTCATGGAGTACCCGCCTTTCTTCAGTTTCTAAGAGATACCAATTAACTCTTCAATCACGGTCAG ATATGTTTATGGGGTTTGAAGAAAtagatggagaagatgatataAGAGAGGAATTTCCATCTCCTTTTTGTTCAGAACATTTCGATATCCTCAGCTTGTGCTGTCACATTGATGATGAGCATCCCATGGAGGCTAAAAATGGG GTATGCCCGGTCTATGCAATGAAAGTGGAAGTCGATATGGTTGCACATATAACCCTACAACACGGAAATATATTCAAG ATGCAGCACAAAAGGAAATCACGTAAAGGTGGATCTCATTCAACTCTATCTCGTTTGAGAAAAGAGCTGCGAGAAGGAAACCTACAGTCTTCGTCCAATTCAGCACCTGATCCGTTGTTGTCTTCATTTATTTTGCCCATGGTTGATGATTTTGTTAGTGTTAAGCCTCACTTTTCTTGCGAAACAAGTGCAACTGAGAAAAGTTCAGACATTAATAAGTTGGAAAG AAATGTTCCATTGACTCTTCTTTCAGTCAAGGATCAGGAAGAGAAGACAGAAAGATGTGAGTTTATTCAAGGGCTGCTGTTGTCCACAATTCttgatgatattttatga
- the LOC107920061 gene encoding protein DEHYDRATION-INDUCED 19 homolog 3 isoform X2, with the protein MDADSWSTRLSSVSKRYQLTLQSRSDMFMGFEEIDGEDDIREEFPSPFCSEHFDILSLCCHIDDEHPMEAKNGVCPVYAMKVEVDMVAHITLQHGNIFKMQHKRKSRKGGSHSTLSRLRKELREGNLQSSSNSAPDPLLSSFILPMVDDFVSVKPHFSCETSATEKSSDINKLESQGSGREDRKM; encoded by the exons ATGGACGCTGATTCATGGAGTACCCGCCTTTCTTCAGTTTCTAAGAGATACCAATTAACTCTTCAATCACGGTCAG ATATGTTTATGGGGTTTGAAGAAAtagatggagaagatgatataAGAGAGGAATTTCCATCTCCTTTTTGTTCAGAACATTTCGATATCCTCAGCTTGTGCTGTCACATTGATGATGAGCATCCCATGGAGGCTAAAAATGGG GTATGCCCGGTCTATGCAATGAAAGTGGAAGTCGATATGGTTGCACATATAACCCTACAACACGGAAATATATTCAAG ATGCAGCACAAAAGGAAATCACGTAAAGGTGGATCTCATTCAACTCTATCTCGTTTGAGAAAAGAGCTGCGAGAAGGAAACCTACAGTCTTCGTCCAATTCAGCACCTGATCCGTTGTTGTCTTCATTTATTTTGCCCATGGTTGATGATTTTGTTAGTGTTAAGCCTCACTTTTCTTGCGAAACAAGTGCAACTGAGAAAAGTTCAGACATTAATAAGTTGGAAAG TCAAGGATCAGGAAGAGAAGACAGAAAGATGTGA